The Clostridia bacterium DNA segment CTAACGGTGCATAAATTTCTAAGGTTTCTTGCGAAGTTCTCTTTTGTTTCTCAATTGACATATATTTGAGTGTTCGCATATTATGCAGACGATCTGAAAGCTTAATCATGATGACCCGGATATCTTTGGCCATTGCAAGAAGCATCTTGCGCAAGTTCTCTACCTGATGCTCTTCCCGGTCCTTGTATTGGATCATCGAAAGTTTAGTAACTCCATCAACTAGAAGAGCAACTTCTTCGCCAAACTCTTTTTCCACTTCTTCTAATGAGATGACCGTGTCTTCAACAACATCATGCAATAATCCTGCTACAATTGAGGCTGTATCCATCTGAAAATTAGCAAGGATAAATGCTACATTCAAAGGATGTATTATATATTCCTCGCCAGATTTACGTTCCTGACCTTTATGAGCTTCAAATGCAGTATGATACGCTTTTTGAATTAGCGCACCATCTACATCAGGATTATACTCTTTTATTCGCTCGATTAACTTATCGACACTAAGATTTTCCTTTTCGTTCGTCATGTTACCAACCAGCTTTCGATAGTTACTATGGACTAGTTATCTAAAAATAATTCATAATCAAAAAAAGCCTGAACAATCAGGCTTTTAAGCTTCTACTCAATCGAAATTAAATAATAATACAAGGGTTGTCCCCCATAGTATATTTCAATCTCAGCCTCTTTGTGTGTTTCCTCAAGAATATTTGCCAAATGGTTGGCCTCTTCCTGGCTTACATCCTCACCATAGTACAGGGTAATAATTTCTTGATCATCCAATATCTTACCAATTAAATCAATCGTTGTTTCTTCTACATTTCCACCAGTAATTTGAATCTTTCCTTCAGAAAGCCCTAAGATTTCGCCTTCCATAATGTTGTGTCCATCTAGTTCCGTGTCTCGCACAGCATATGTCACTTCAGCGGAAACAACTTCCTTAAGAGCTTCTTTCATGGCAATCTCATTATCATCTATGGATACATCTGTATTAAAAGCAATCAATGAGGCCATTCCCTGAGCAAATGAGCGGCTAGGGATTACACGAATATCCACATCCTTAAGTAGATGTACTGATTGTTCTGCTGCCATGATTATATTTTTATTGTTTGGAAGAACAAAAACCGTTTTCGCATGGACTTCCTTGATTCCGGCCACAATATCCTCCGTAGAAGGATTCATGGTCTGTCCACCAGAAACTATATAATCCACGCCCATACTTCTAGCAATTTCTTTTAATCCATCGCCTGCAGCTACGCAAAGAAAACCATATTCTTTCATTTCCTTTGGTTTTTTCTGACGATCTTCAAATTGTTCTCGCATATTTTCAATTTTAATATCATGCAGACTGCCTAGGCCTACGGCATATTCAAGTATCTTACCAGGATCATCTGAATGCATATGAATCTTAGCCATCTCATCTTGGACTACAACAACCATTGAATCTCCATCTATCTTGCTTAATTCGTGGATAATTATGTTCCGCTGTAGGTTAATCCCTTTTATAAATAATTCTGTACAATAGGGATAAACGATATCTTCTTCTCTAAGATCACTATGGTCCTTAATTTCATTTTCTTCTACAGTCTCTATGGTATGGTCTATCTCAATACCTTGTAGATGAGCCTCGGCCCCTTGCAGTAAAACAAGTAGACCCATTCCACCCGCATCTACTACATTCGCCTGTTTCAAAGCAGGTAGCATATCCGGTGTTTTATCTAGGGTCTTAAAGCCTTCTTTAATCATGTAGCTGACCATTTCATCAATGTCAATATCCATGTCCTTGGCGGCTTCACCAGCCTCACCCAAAGACCTTATTACGGTCAGTATCGTTCCTTCAACGGGTTTTATAACCGCCTTATAGGCAATTTCCACTGCGTGTTGTGTTGCTTTTGCCAATAATTCTTTATCGACAATCGTTGCTTCCCCGATAATTGCGGAGAATCCACGAAATATTTGGGACAAAATTACACCTGAATTTCCTCTAGCACCCATCAATGCTCCCATTGACAAGGCCTTTGCAAATTCTTTATAATTTGGTTCATCGAGATTTTCTAACTCTTTCACAGCTGCCAAGACGGTTAAACTCATATTGGTACCAGTATCTCCATCAGGTACTGGAAACACATTGAGATTATTAATCATCTCTTTATTGGCTGCGAGGTTCTTTGCACCAGCAATAAACATTGCTTTTAATTGAGGTGCATCAAAGTAGTCTCTCATTTCGGCATGCACCTCCTAGTCTATAGTACGTACTCCTTGTACGATTACGTTTATTTTTTCTATTCCTACGCCTGTCAGCTTTTCAACCTTGTAGCGAACATTTTCTATGATGTTTTGGGCAACGACGCTAATCTTTGTGCCGTAGCTTACTAAAATATACAGGTCAATTGAAATCTTATCGTCTTTAGTCTTAACACTAATCCCTTTATTTAGAGATTCAGTTCCGATAAGCTGAAAGAGACTGTCCTGCAATGTCTGTGTAGCCATTCCCACAATACCGTAGCATTCAATAGTAGCTGCACCCGCAATGTCAGCGATGACATCTTTGGTTATGGTAATTGTACCATCTTTAGAGATAATTTTATTTGGCATATGACACTCCTTTCTCAAAGGATTATAACACGAATGACCTTAAATCTCAAACCAAAAATAGCCAATTGGGGGTTGCGTAAAGTTTGGTGTCCTGCTATAATCTAGAGGTATGCAAAGAGGGAAACTCAAGGCTAAAGGAGGAGCGGAGAATGGCAAAATGTGATGTATGTGGAAAAGGAACTGTTGCTGGTATAACAGCTTCCCACTCTAATATAAAAAATAAGAGAGTATGGCGCGCGAACATCCAAAAAGTTCGTGTCGACGTGGATGGTACAACTAAGAAACTTAATGTATGCACCCGTTGCCTACGATCAGGTAAAGTTAAAAGAGCAATCTAATGAGATGAGAAATGAAAAAAGACTTCGTGTGAAGTCTTTTTTTTATTTCCAATTAATTCTTTCAACTAGTATAAAAGTAGTCCTACTATTCCCGAACAAATAATAATCAAAGCTGGATTAAATCGTTCACTTGCAAAAATAATCAATGTAACGATAAATATCAAGAATCCCTTAAGGTCAACAATTGAAGTTGGAGTCAAAATGATGGCTGTTGATGCAATCAGCGCTATTGCTACAAGCTTGATGATTTCTAGGACATTCTCATAAGCATTATGACCTCGCACCTTTTGAAATACCATCGCCAATGTTAAACAAATCAAAAACGATGGCATCGTAACCCCTAATGTGGCAAACAAACTACCTGAAATTCCATGAACCTTGAATCCACTGTAGGTCGCTACATTTAGAGCAATGGGTCCCGGCGTCACCTGCGCAATGGCAATTGCATCTAAGAACTCGCCATGGGTAATCCAATGCATCTTCAATACAACCTCATTCTGAATTAAAGGAAGCATTGCAAGGCCTCCCCCAAAACTGAACAAACCAATCTTAAAAAAAGCAATAAATAATGTCAGCAATATCATTTTCTCGCCTCCCGAGCCACATACCAGGAGTAGCCAAATCCCGCACTCACACCGAATAGGATCAATATAATAGGATTGATTCTATAAAATAAAATCACTGAGAAAAATACCGCCAACAGAACTCCCTTTATTGCATTCCACTTCATTCTTTTGGCCATGGTAAAAGCAAAATAAAGAATCAAGGCTACAACTGCAGGACGTATTCCCATGAAAAACTGCATAACGATAGGATTTTCACCAATTTTATTGAAAAAATAGCTAATAACACTAATCACGATAAATGAAGGGGAGATACTTCCCAATACAGCGGCTATGGCTCCTTTCAATCCGTTGAGCCTGTAACCAATAAACGTTGCACAATTTACGGCTAGTGAACCTGGTAAGCCTTGTACTAGCGAAAGGTATTCTTGAAATTCGTCTTCTTCTATAAGGGACGTTTTTACGACAAAATGATTTCGCATAACTGGTAGGATTGCATAGCCACCACCTAATGTAAATAATGCTATTTTGAAAAACTGAAAAAACAATTGAATATTAAGCATAACTACTCCTTTCCACTCACTTTAGTAGAAAAGGATTTATATTACAAGAAAAAAAATCACATAAGTGATTTTTCTTCTTGTTGAATTACTATTCAGTACAACTCACTATGGTTATTATCCAAACCAAAAGTTATGATGTTGACCCTTTTCTATAGCATATCTACGATTTGTTTAGATTTTAAAACTTTACCACTTGAAACTACTTTTCCATCAATAACCAAGGCAGGCGTACTCATTACACCATATGCCATGATATCTTTCATATCTTCCACTTTGACAATTTCCGCTTCGATGCCTTTTGCCTCGACTGCTTCTATAGCAGCTTTATGAAGCTGTTTACATTTTTTACAACCGGTTCCTAAAATTTCAATTTTCATACGTTCCTCCATTTCTAATTTTAAAACCATATTAGCACTTTTTCTATCCTATCAAAAGGAAAGAAAAAGCATTGAACAAATATCCTATGATTATAATTCCTCCAGATACGATACCCACAAAAGTAAATAATAGTTTTCTTTTAATAACTTTACTAATCATGATAATGGATGGCAGTGATAAGGCTGTTACTGACATCATAAAGGCTAGCACAGTACCAACACTTACACCCTTCAAAAACAGCGCTTCTGCAATGGGAATCGTTCCAAAGATATCAGCATACATCGGAATACCGACTAAGGAAGCCAAAATCACAGCAAATGGATTATTGCTTCCAACTACATTTTCAATAATACTTTGAGGAATCCAGTTATGAATAGCAGCACCAATACCCACACCAATCAATACATATTTCCATACTTTAATGAAAATACTTTTGACCTGTTCTACTGAATATTCACGACGATCTTTATGGGTAAGTTCCTCTAGTGGTACATCAGAAATGCCACCCTCTTTTACATAATCCTCAATATATTTTTCCATGCCCAGTTTTTCAATGATTGTTCCACCAAGTACAGCTAGTATTACTCCTACCACCACATAGGCAATGGCAATTTTGAATCCAAAAAAGGAAGCCAGAACTAGCAAGGATGCTAAGTCTACAAAGGGTGAAGATATTAGGAAAGAAAACGTGGTGCCAATTGGCAAGCCTGCTGAGGTAAAACCAATGAATATGGGGATGCTAGAACAACTACAAAACGGGGTTATAGTACCCAATAACGCCCCCATAATATTCCCCTTAATACCTTTCATACCACCCAGAATAACCCTGGTTCTTTCTGGTGGAAAATAACTTTGTATATAGGATATTAAGAATATTAATACGCTAAGTAATATGAAGATCTTAATTACATCAAAGATAAAAAATTGCAAACTTTGTGCTACACGTGTTTGCATGTCCATGCCAACTACGTTGTCCAATAGATTGTATACTAGTTCAGACAGCCAATCCATCCGAAGTATTACACTGTTAAGCCAAGTAAATACACTACTCATTTTTCTGCCTCCTTGTTAACCTTATATTTTGCATTGATTCAAATAATGTTGTTTTAGATGTTGACGCGACCGCACCACTTCTAAAGACGGGTCATCGTGTTTCTTTTGTAGAATTTCCATAATCTGCATAAGGAATATATTATTATCATTTATACTATATTCAACAAACTGGTCTTTTCGGAGTGTTTTCACCAAGTCCGCGTCTCTAAGTTTTGCCAAATGCCTAGAAATTTTTGCCTGTGGTTCTTCTAATACTCCAGTAATTTGGCAAACACAAACCGGTCCATGATATAACAAGTCTAAGATATGTAATCTCGTCTCATCTCCTAGCAACTTAAATATCTCTTCCGTTTTATTAGGCATACTTTCCCTCCTCAATCTGTTTTAGGAGATCCAAAACCTTGTTTTTAATTTCATTTCTTGTATTCCTAAAAAAGTCAATATCTTTACCTACTGGATCATCAATCTGCCAATCTATACGGTATCTAGCCAATTTCATTGGACATTCCACACCACAGCCCATGGTCACCACAATATCTAAATCCGGTATATTTTCGAGTTTTTTCGGACGATACATAGAAATGTCTAGCCCAATTTCTTCCATAACCTTTACTGCTTTAGGATTTACTTGCATAGTGGGATGAGTGCCCGCACTATATACTTCTATATCAGTATTTTCTAAAGCATTGGTTAGACCTTCAGCCATTTGGCTCCTGCATGAATTACCAATACAGATATATCCTATCTTCATATTTCCTCCTTGTTTGTATATGCGCATATCCATATATAAGTATATATACTTTTTCACAAGTGTCAATAAAAAAAACACCCTTTCGGGTGTTTTTTAAGTTTATTTCGTTTCTTTTTTCAAAGCGTCTTTGCGAGATAATTTCAATCTTCCTTGCTTGTCATAGCCAATGGCCTTAACTAGCATCATATCTCCTTCTTTGCAGATATCCTCAACTTTTTCAACACGCTTATGATCCAACTGAGAAATATGTACTAACCCTTCTTTTCCATTCGCGCCATAAGCACCAGGAATTACTTCTACAAACGCACCAAAGTCCATGACTTTAACGACTTTTCCTTCGTAAATTTTTCCAGGTTCTACATCTGCGGTGATTGCATTTACGATGTCAATTGCTTTTTGTCCAGCAATCTGGTCGATTGCAGCAATATCTACTCTTCCATCGTCGGTAATGTTAATTTCAACACCAGTATCTTCCACAATTTTCTTAATAATCTTACCACCCGGTCCGATGACTTCTCTGATTTTATCTTTATCGATCCATAAGGTTGTAATCTTCGGTGCAAATGGCGAAAGCTCTTTATTCGGTTCCACGATAGCTTCTTCCATCTTCGATAGAATATGCATACGGCCTTTCAAAGCTGCATCCAATGCTTCCGTCAGGACTGCACGGTCAATACCGTCACATTTGATATCCATCTGCATCGCTGTTACACCTTCTCTGGTTCCCGTAACTTTAAAGTCCATATCTCCTAAGTGGTCTTCCATTCCTTGAATGTCTGTAAGGATAATTACCTCATCATCCTCTTTAATTAATCCCATGGCAATGCCAGACACACCTGCTGAGATAGGTACACCAGCACTCATTAAGCTCATACTAGAGCCACAAACACTACCCATCGAAGTAGAACCATTAGAGCTCAGAGCTTCAGATACCACACGAATTACGTATGGGAACTGGTCGTCTTGTGGTACAACAGGGAACAATGCTCTTTCAGCCAAGTTACCATGTCCAATTTCTCTTCTTCCAGGTCCACGCATAGGTCTAGTTTCCCCTACACTATAAGGTGGGAAGTTATAGTGGTGGATGTAGCGTTTAGTTACTTTCATGGTGTTCAGTCCATCAATCATCTGTTCTGAAGCGCCAGTACCTAAGGTTACTGCTGAAAGAATTTGCGTTTCACCACGAGTAAACAGCGCTGATCCATGCACACGTGGCAACAGGTTTACTTCACAATTAATTGGTCTAACCTGGTCAAGTGCTCTGCCATCTACGCGTACTTTTTCTTTTACCATCATCTGTCTAATGGTTTTCTTTTCTACTTCTCCATAAATATCTGAAAACCACTTCATGTATTCAGGATGTTCTTCAAGTTCCGCGTCTTTTCCTTCGAAAAATGAAGCTTTCACAGAATCTTTGCAACTACTAAATAGCAAGTCCCGTTCCATTTTTCCTACTTTTTCATCTTTTGCTTTATGCACTACGTCGTACACTGGTCCACCGATAAAATCGACTACAGCCTTTTTAAAATCAGGATCAATTTCTTCAGGTTCGTAGACATACTTCTCTTTCGCTAGTCCTAATGCCAAAGCTTCTTCTCTGAACTTTTCTATAAAACGTACAATTTTTTTAATTTCTTCGTGAGCCAGTAAAATTGCTTCCAAGACTTTTTTCTCTGGAACCATTTTAGCGCCGGCTTCTACCATCATAACAGCATCAAAAGTTCCTGCTACCGTAAGGTTTAACAGGCTTTCTTCGTGTTGTTCCATCGTAGGGTTGAAAATATATTCATCGTCAATCAATCCCACACGCACCGCTGCTATCGGTCCTAAAAAAGGAGCATTCGATATATGAAGAGCTGCCGATGAGCCAATCATACCAACAATATCACACTCATTGTCCTCGTCATTAGACAAGATTGTATTAACGATTTGGATATCATTGCGGAAACCTTTTGGAAATAATGGTCTAATCGGACGGTCTGTAAGACGCGAAGCCAAAATGCCCTTTTCACCAGGACGTCCCTCACGCTTGATAAAACCACCAGGAATCTTACCAGCAGAATACATTTTTTCTTCAAAATCTACCGTCAATGGGAAAAAATCCATTCCCGGACGTGGTTGCTTCGCCATAGTAGCAGTGGAAAGCACCATGGTATCTCCGTAACGAGCAACTACAGCACCACTAGCCATTTGAGCCATTTTCCCAGTTTCTAGGGAAAATTCTCTACCTGCAATCTCCATCGATTTTTTTAAAACTTTTTTCAAATTGTCCTCCTTTGACTGAGCCATCCCAGTCCCTATATTGTAAACTTTTTATCCTTTACCTTACTAGTATAATTGTCCTGCCATTAAAAGACAAGCAAAAATAAAAGACAGGCAATCACCTGTCTTTTTTGTATGCAAAGATTATTTCTCTAGCGTCTGATTCCCAGACTTTGGATAACTGCTCTGTAACGCTCGAAATCGTTTTCCCGCAAGTAGCGCAGGAGTCTTTTACGTTTTCCGACCAACTTGAGAAGACCTCTTCTGGTATGGTGGTCTTTCTTGTGGACTTGAACGTGTTCAGTCAAGTGATGGATGCGATTGGTCAAAAGTGCAATCTGTACTTCTGAAGAACCGGTATCATTTTCACTTTGTCTAAACTCTTCGATAATGTCTTTCTTTTCTTTCAATGCCATGATTTTTCCTCCTAACTTTATTTAATCGCCTTTAGCTTCGTAGAACGTTGAGGACTCGTTGAACCAAGCAAAAGGTTCTTACCCGAATAATATTATCGCAAATTTATACTTTTGACAAGCATTAATATAGAGAATCAGGGAACTTAGCAATATTTTTGCTTTCACTCATCATTCTCTGACGCGTAAGTTCTTCATCTTCTTGTAACTGATGTCTTAACTCTTCTAGTGTATCAAATTTAACTTCATCGCGAATACGCTCTGTAAATGAAATCTGAATGGTTTTATCATATAAGTCTCCGGAATAGTCCAGTAAGTGTGCCTCAATATTGGTTTCAAAATTATCACCAATTGTCGGCCTTTTCCCTACGTTGATCAGCGCTCTATGAATAGCATCTTTTTCTTTGACATACCCCATATATACCCCAACTTTGGGAACCAGTAGCTTTTCATTTAGATTGATGTTGGCCGTAGGAAACCCTATGCTCCGCCCGATACAGTTGCCTTTCACTACAGTTCCCTCGATAAACGGAAAGTATCCCAGCAAGGTCCCAGCCAAGGCAACATTTCCTTCATTAATCATGTCGCGAATTGCGGTAGAGCTAACACTCATTTCCTGGGTTCGAATCTCTTTTTGGATATATAATTCATAACCAAATTTTTCTTTCAAGGCATCCAGCAAATAAACATTCCCCATCTGTTTGTCACCAAAATGGTAGTTGTAACCTACACAGATATACTTTGCATTAAACTTTTCCAAAAGAATTTCTTTAATAAACACTTCTGGCTCCATCGTGGCTGTCGTAATGTTGAACGGTAGGACGATAAGATAATCCACTCCCATGCTTTCTAAAATTGCATCTTTTAGATGATGTGGAAGAATCTGTTCTGGTCCTCTTCCAAAAAAGAATTCCTTAGGGTGAGGAGAAAATGTGAGAACTGCAGTTGCGAGTCCTTTTTTCTTACCAACTTCCAAAGCATGTTCAATCAGCTTTCGATGTGCAATATGTAATCCGTCAAAATTTCCAAGTGAAATGCAAATAGGCTCTTCAATCATAGTCATGCTTTTAATGAGTTTCAAGCTATAAACACCTTCTTCATCCTGATAGTAAAGCTTTCGCCTTCTTTTATGCAAACTGCTACGCCAAGTAACGTACCGTCAGGTAAATAAATCATTAGCGGTTCATCACACTCAACTTCATCCATTTTATGGATTCCCATATCTTTCAATGAAAGGCTATTTCCATGTTTAGCACGCTCCACAGCTTTATCGTTTTGTATCGTATATTTCTTTCCTGGAACCACATCACCTATGTTCTGTAGAAAAGAATCATCGTTATTCTTTGTCATATCTTCGATTTCTTGGATAGTAAGGGAATCTGAAATATCGAATATGCCGACTTTTGTTCGTTTCAGGTCACTCATCACACCAATGGTTCCTAAGGCTGCAGCAAGATCTTTACAATAAGTACGGATATACGTACCTTTAGAGCAAACTACTTCTATCCCAGCTGTCCAATTTTCTTCATTCCTAACTGGACCATATAACAGTTTATTGTCATAAATACGTATCGTCCTAGTTGGACGCTCAATTTCTTGACCTTTGCGAGCCAATTTATATAGCTTTTGTCCGTTAATCTTAACAGCCGAATACATGGGCGGAATCTGTTCAATTTGTCCTTTCATCTTTGAAAGAACACAACGTAAGTTAGCTAATTCATCCGCCTCCACAAGACGCTGTTCTAGAACTCTTCCCTGCATATCTTCCGTATCGGTAGAAAGTCCAAACGTGATTTCTGCAACATAAGTCTTTTTGACATCTTCCATGTATTGAATCATTTTTGTGGCTTTTCCGACTGCAATCACCAAAACGCCTTCAACTTCAGGGTCCAAAGTACCGGTATGCCCAATTCTTTTGGTTTTCAGTATACCTCGCAGTTTTGCTACCACATCATGAGAAGTCCAACCCTTTTCCTTTTTTAGGTTAATGAATCCATGCATTGGTACTCCTTATCTACCTCTTCCTGAACGAGTTTAATAATTCTTTGCTCTTGTTCGTCCAGTTTTCCTTCTACTTTAAATCCAGCTGCTCTCTTATGTCCACCACCGCCAAATATTGATGCAATCTTAGTTGCGTCGATACATGATTTCGTTCTAACCGATACTTTAAGTTTACCCATTTCCATTTCTTTTATAAATAGGGCAACTTCTACACCAGTTACGGTGCGTGGATAATCAACAAAGGACTCCAAATCTCCATTGTTTAATTTGTGTCTTTGAATTTCCTCTAAAGATATTTTAATCCAAGAGATACGTCCGTCTTTTGTAATTTTAAGGTCATCCAAAACATCTGACAGAGCTCGAATCCTATTGTACGGTTCATTCTCCCATATGCTTGCCCGAATGATATTGATATCTGCTCCATAATCAATAAGAGATGCTGCAATTCTAAGCGTCTCGGAAGAAGTAGATTCATACTTAAAGGACCCGGTATCCGTAGTAATGCCAGTATATAGCGCATTCGCAATTTGACTATTCCACTGAACCTCCCATTCTGTAAGAATTCTAAAAAGAATCTCACAATTTGCAGATGCAGTGTCTTCTACAATATTTAAATCCCCAAAACCAACGTTACTCCTATGATGATCAATATTTATTATCGTATGGATGCGCGGAAATTCTTTCTTCATATCGTAACCCAAGCGGTTCAAATCACTCGAGTCTAAAACAACAACTACCTCATGTTTCCTATCAGGAATGTGATCTATATCGTAAATCAATTTTGACGGGTCGCAGAATGTGTAGCGATAAGGAATCTCGTCCAAATTTAAGGCATCTGCCTCAAAACCCAGTTGTTTTAAGGCGAGCGTCATAGCCACAGTTGAACCGATGCAATCTCCATCGGGATCTCTGTGGCTAGTCACCAATACCTTTTTT contains these protein-coding regions:
- a CDS encoding bifunctional oligoribonuclease/PAP phosphatase NrnA codes for the protein MSKKSSEILSMLKGKKVLVTSHRDPDGDCIGSTVAMTLALKQLGFEADALNLDEIPYRYTFCDPSKLIYDIDHIPDRKHEVVVVLDSSDLNRLGYDMKKEFPRIHTIINIDHHRSNVGFGDLNIVEDTASANCEILFRILTEWEVQWNSQIANALYTGITTDTGSFKYESTSSETLRIAASLIDYGADINIIRASIWENEPYNRIRALSDVLDDLKITKDGRISWIKISLEEIQRHKLNNGDLESFVDYPRTVTGVEVALFIKEMEMGKLKVSVRTKSCIDATKIASIFGGGGHKRAAGFKVEGKLDEQEQRIIKLVQEEVDKEYQCMDSLT